The Sorangiineae bacterium MSr11367 genome window below encodes:
- a CDS encoding AI-2E family transporter, translated as MHDRVGAFLAERTPRRALTLLAFLLLLATFRQLLPLLVFFVAFERGLGGAADFLVERTRMPRKGAVLGVVAVVLALVGTGLAVGAGRIVRAVREAHDLPERIGEIREHPLVKRLHEQVTDTDALVEQGKHYAGSALHYVSQVGHIVAYTIIGFIFAIVFHLERERLTEFRGSVDPKSFLGTLLRWCAHAADAVSLTIQLQLVVAACNTLLTLPLLLLLGIPHVAMLMVLIFVSGLVPVIGNLASGAVLIFFAYQTKHWLGVGLMVSLTFLLHKIESYYLNPHLTARHVPLPGFVLVVSLVIFEHLFGFAGLFLSFPALFVAGKIRAEFRDEDEDELAAVSRGSLDPALTSRRARIPR; from the coding sequence ATGCACGATCGCGTCGGAGCTTTCCTTGCGGAGCGAACACCCCGGCGGGCGCTGACGCTGTTGGCCTTCTTGCTCCTGCTCGCGACGTTTCGGCAGCTGTTGCCGCTTCTCGTCTTCTTCGTGGCCTTCGAGCGCGGGCTCGGTGGGGCGGCCGATTTCCTCGTCGAGAGAACGCGCATGCCGCGCAAGGGCGCGGTCCTCGGCGTGGTGGCCGTGGTGCTCGCGCTGGTGGGCACCGGCCTGGCCGTGGGCGCGGGGCGCATCGTGCGGGCGGTGCGCGAGGCGCACGATCTGCCCGAGCGCATCGGCGAGATCCGTGAGCACCCGCTGGTCAAACGGCTGCACGAGCAGGTCACCGACACCGACGCCTTGGTGGAGCAGGGAAAGCACTACGCGGGCAGCGCCCTGCACTACGTCTCGCAGGTCGGACACATCGTGGCGTACACGATCATCGGCTTCATCTTCGCCATCGTGTTCCACCTCGAGCGCGAACGGCTCACGGAATTCCGCGGATCGGTCGATCCCAAGAGCTTTCTCGGCACCCTGCTGCGCTGGTGCGCGCACGCGGCCGACGCGGTAAGCCTGACCATCCAGCTTCAACTCGTGGTGGCGGCGTGCAACACGCTCCTCACCTTGCCCCTGCTGCTCTTGCTGGGCATTCCGCACGTGGCCATGCTCATGGTGCTCATCTTCGTGAGCGGCCTGGTGCCGGTCATCGGCAACTTGGCATCGGGCGCGGTGCTCATCTTCTTCGCGTACCAGACGAAGCACTGGCTCGGTGTGGGGCTCATGGTGTCGCTCACCTTTTTGCTCCACAAGATCGAGTCGTATTACCTCAATCCGCACCTCACGGCGCGCCACGTGCCGCTGCCCGGCTTCGTGCTCGTGGTGAGCCTGGTCATCTTCGAGCACCTGTTCGGCTTCGCCGGGCTATTCCTCTCCTTCCCCGCGCTGTTCGTCGCGGGGAAGATCCGAGCCGAGTTCCGCGACGAGGACGAGGACGAGCTGGCCGCGGTGAGCCGCGGCAGCCTCGATCCCGCACTCACCAGTCGACGAGCGCGGATCCCCAGGTAA
- the msrB gene encoding peptide-methionine (R)-S-oxide reductase MsrB, which yields MAKIEKTEAEWSKQLTPEQFAIARQKGTERAFTGEYYDCHDPGTYRCVCCGEALFSSDTKYDSGSGWPSFTSPVEEGNVEEHKDTSHFMTRTEVTCHACGAHLGHVFPDGPGPTGLRYCINSASLKLEKK from the coding sequence ATGGCAAAAATCGAAAAGACCGAAGCCGAGTGGTCCAAGCAGCTCACGCCGGAACAGTTCGCCATCGCCCGGCAGAAGGGCACCGAACGCGCCTTCACGGGCGAGTACTACGACTGCCACGATCCGGGCACCTACCGCTGCGTCTGCTGCGGTGAGGCGCTCTTTTCCTCGGACACGAAGTACGACTCCGGCTCGGGTTGGCCGAGCTTCACGTCGCCCGTCGAGGAGGGCAACGTCGAGGAGCACAAGGACACGTCGCACTTCATGACCCGCACCGAGGTCACGTGCCACGCCTGCGGCGCCCACCTGGGTCACGTCTTCCCCGACGGTCCGGGCCCCACGGGCCTGCGCTACTGCATCAATTCCGCCTCGCTGAAGCTCGAGAAAAAGTAG
- a CDS encoding DUF2804 domain-containing protein: MTLDHVPAGVVDGSGAVRFGTYRGELRQVALPRGSFFRHKRWVYTFVATPEIIALHAIVDLGYASNAFALVADRAAKSILYDKGFTGLPRPFVHVGPRAGDARFRLPGVDLRAGFSSADGTYRQRVQTAGLLWLGELATAQSPPALTVIAPMPKGGTNVTQKSAALAASGMIEVAGRSFDLREGVGGFDYTNGHLARHTAWRWGFACGKLDSGARIGFNLVEGFNDANGVCENALFLGDELLPLGRARFSWNRNDVLAPWRCTTEPTNDAALDLTFEPIGAHREDRNLGIVRSHFAQPVGHFSGTIEAHGRSYHVEHLAGVTEDQDVVW; the protein is encoded by the coding sequence ATGACCTTGGACCACGTTCCCGCGGGCGTCGTCGATGGATCGGGCGCCGTTCGCTTCGGCACCTACCGCGGCGAGCTGCGTCAGGTCGCACTGCCGCGCGGCTCGTTTTTCCGTCACAAGCGGTGGGTCTACACCTTCGTCGCCACGCCGGAGATCATCGCGCTGCACGCCATCGTCGACCTCGGGTACGCGTCGAACGCGTTCGCGCTCGTGGCCGATCGGGCGGCGAAGTCGATCCTTTACGACAAAGGATTCACCGGCCTGCCGCGGCCCTTCGTGCACGTGGGGCCTCGCGCGGGCGATGCGCGATTTCGGCTTCCGGGCGTGGATCTTCGCGCCGGGTTTTCCAGCGCCGATGGCACGTACCGGCAACGCGTGCAGACCGCGGGGCTTCTCTGGCTCGGCGAGCTCGCCACGGCGCAGAGCCCGCCCGCACTGACGGTGATTGCGCCCATGCCCAAGGGCGGCACCAACGTGACGCAAAAGAGCGCGGCACTCGCGGCCAGCGGGATGATCGAGGTGGCCGGGCGCTCCTTCGATCTGCGCGAGGGCGTGGGCGGCTTCGACTACACCAACGGGCACTTGGCCCGGCACACGGCGTGGCGTTGGGGCTTTGCGTGCGGCAAGTTGGATTCGGGCGCTCGCATCGGGTTCAACCTGGTGGAGGGCTTCAACGACGCGAACGGCGTCTGCGAAAACGCGCTCTTTCTCGGCGATGAGCTGCTGCCGCTGGGCCGCGCGCGCTTCTCGTGGAATCGAAACGACGTGCTCGCGCCCTGGCGTTGCACCACCGAGCCGACGAACGACGCCGCGCTGGACCTCACCTTCGAGCCCATCGGTGCGCACCGCGAGGATCGCAACTTGGGCATCGTGCGCAGCCATTTCGCTCAGCCCGTCGGGCACTTCTCCGGAACCATCGAGGCTCACGGGCGTAGCTACCACGTCGAGCACCTCGCCGGCGTCACCGAGGATCAGGACGTCGTGTGGTAG
- a CDS encoding S8 family serine peptidase — protein sequence MKDAAKATPISVQIPAAPLRGEAESHDPRARAPLPIGERIGADTRFTGRGIVAAFLDSGFYAHPDLVTPHSRIHAYHDLIHEKDGVELLSATGDASSWHGMMSTVVAAGNGSLSNGRFRSVAPDLGLVLVKIGTLSRVHHDDIARGIEWALINRARYDIRILNISAGGDYEASHLDDVMSRFAEAAIRAGIVVVAAVGNQGHRPGYVVPPASVPAVISVGGIDDRGNPNLGQVTGYRSSYGPTIDGLQKPEVVTVADWIPAPILPGTMTATQIALLAKLHKTADPKLKETIERYPGVLPSLDEVKDSPAYLIRQIVDAGLRDELVINEHYKMADGTSFAAPIVTSVIAQMLEANPRLKPLEVKRILLRTAKRLPNLEVDRQGWGVVDPRAAVDQALRAK from the coding sequence GTGAAAGATGCCGCAAAGGCAACGCCGATTTCGGTGCAGATTCCGGCGGCTCCATTGCGTGGTGAGGCCGAGTCGCACGATCCGCGCGCAAGGGCGCCACTACCGATTGGCGAGCGCATCGGTGCTGACACGCGCTTTACCGGGCGCGGGATCGTCGCGGCGTTTCTCGACAGCGGATTTTACGCGCACCCCGATCTGGTGACGCCGCATTCGCGCATCCACGCCTACCACGATCTCATTCATGAAAAAGACGGCGTCGAGCTGTTGTCCGCTACGGGCGACGCCTCCTCGTGGCACGGCATGATGTCCACCGTGGTGGCCGCCGGAAACGGCAGCCTCTCCAATGGAAGATTCCGTTCCGTTGCACCGGATCTCGGACTCGTGCTGGTGAAGATTGGAACCCTGTCGCGCGTCCACCATGACGACATCGCGCGGGGCATCGAGTGGGCGCTCATCAACCGGGCGCGTTACGACATTCGTATTCTCAATATTTCCGCTGGTGGTGACTACGAAGCGTCTCACTTGGACGACGTGATGTCGCGATTCGCCGAAGCCGCCATCCGCGCGGGCATCGTGGTGGTCGCGGCCGTGGGAAATCAAGGACACCGCCCGGGTTACGTGGTTCCTCCGGCGAGTGTTCCAGCGGTCATCTCGGTGGGTGGGATCGACGATCGCGGCAATCCCAACTTGGGACAGGTAACCGGATATCGCTCCTCGTACGGGCCGACCATCGATGGCTTGCAAAAGCCCGAGGTGGTCACCGTCGCCGATTGGATTCCCGCTCCGATTCTTCCGGGAACGATGACCGCCACGCAGATTGCGTTGCTGGCCAAATTGCACAAGACGGCCGACCCGAAGTTGAAGGAAACCATCGAGCGATATCCCGGCGTGCTGCCCTCCCTCGACGAGGTGAAGGACAGCCCGGCGTATTTGATCCGACAGATCGTCGACGCAGGTTTGCGCGACGAGTTGGTGATCAACGAGCACTACAAGATGGCCGACGGAACGAGCTTTGCCGCGCCCATCGTCACCAGCGTGATTGCGCAGATGCTCGAGGCCAATCCGCGCCTGAAGCCGCTCGAGGTGAAACGCATTCTGCTTCGCACCGCGAAGCGTCTTCCAAACCTCGAGGTGGATCGCCAGGGGTGGGGCGTCGTCGACCCGCGCGCCGCCGTCGATCAGGCTCTGCGCGCGAAATGA
- a CDS encoding DUF3516 domain-containing protein — protein sequence MQSDDISDERLDPQADTRLGRRLPHPDDIIDRQQLLDAFIDYTTEIGLSLYPAQEEALLEIFSGKNVILNTPTGSGKSLVATAMHFLATAEGRRSFYTCPIKALVSEKFFALCREFGPDRVGMMTGDAAVNRDAPIICCTQEILANLALRDGGQADVDYVIMDEFHYYSDKDRGVSWQIPLLTLPQATFLLMSATFGDTAPFERYLNDLTGIETAVVRGTDRPVPLDFEYRETPLHETVADMAKAGKIPLYLVHFTQRACAEEAQNLMSVDLCTKDEKKAIAAAMAGARFDSPYGKDIQKYLRHGIGVHHAGLLPKYRLLVETLAQKGHLKVICGTDTLGVGVNIPIRTVVFTKLCKFDGEKTGILSVRDFQQISGRAGRKGFDDRGSVVVQAPEHVVENIRLEAKAGNDPAKRRKIVKKKPPEKGYVHWDKNTFTKLIESPPEPLVSRFSVSHGMLMQVLEREHGGCRAMARLIWQSHERRAQKRIHGKTTAMLFRSLVDAGVIEVQGRTVVVNADLQEDFSLHHALSLYLLDTLDRIDPEADAETYALDVLTLVESILENPEVVLMRQLDAIKTKKMAEMKAAGMEYDDRMEELAKLDYPKPNRDFIYNTFNAFAAKHPWVGQDNIRPKSVARDMYETYMSFREYVNEYGLERSEGLLLRYLSDVYKVLVETVPRYAKTDELDDIAVYFGAIVRQVDSSLLDEWEKMRDPSRVEAAAARTRDEVQEPEGPKDITRDERAFTVLLRNEMYRFLRALAKRDYETAAEIVAPVSVLELKEKLAPYFEEHAILRVDPEARRPALYKIDRSETRWRIEQTLLDPEGNNDWIVVCTVDLERARQEGRVVLTLEHLGT from the coding sequence ATGCAAAGCGATGACATCTCCGACGAGCGCCTCGACCCGCAGGCGGACACGCGCCTAGGCCGCCGCCTGCCGCACCCGGACGACATCATCGACCGGCAACAGCTCCTCGACGCCTTCATCGACTACACCACGGAGATTGGGCTTTCGCTCTATCCAGCGCAAGAAGAGGCGCTGCTGGAGATCTTCTCCGGCAAGAATGTCATTCTGAATACGCCCACCGGCTCCGGAAAATCGCTGGTCGCCACCGCGATGCACTTTCTGGCCACCGCCGAGGGCCGGCGCTCGTTTTACACCTGCCCCATCAAGGCCTTGGTCAGCGAGAAGTTCTTCGCCCTGTGCCGCGAATTCGGCCCCGATCGCGTGGGGATGATGACCGGCGATGCTGCGGTCAACCGCGATGCGCCCATCATCTGCTGCACCCAGGAAATTCTGGCCAACTTGGCGCTTCGCGACGGCGGACAGGCCGACGTCGATTACGTCATCATGGACGAGTTTCATTATTACTCCGACAAGGACCGCGGAGTCTCTTGGCAGATCCCGCTGCTCACGCTGCCGCAGGCAACGTTTCTCCTCATGTCGGCCACCTTCGGCGACACCGCGCCGTTCGAGCGCTATTTGAACGATCTCACCGGCATCGAAACCGCGGTGGTGCGCGGCACCGATCGCCCCGTGCCACTCGACTTCGAATACCGCGAGACACCGCTGCACGAGACCGTGGCCGACATGGCCAAGGCCGGCAAAATACCGCTCTACCTGGTGCACTTCACCCAGCGGGCCTGCGCCGAAGAAGCGCAGAACCTCATGAGCGTCGACCTTTGCACGAAGGACGAAAAGAAGGCAATCGCCGCCGCCATGGCGGGCGCCCGCTTCGATTCGCCGTACGGAAAGGACATTCAGAAATACCTCCGCCACGGCATTGGCGTGCACCACGCAGGGCTATTGCCCAAATACCGTCTCCTGGTGGAAACGTTGGCCCAAAAAGGCCATCTCAAGGTGATCTGCGGAACGGACACGTTGGGCGTCGGGGTGAACATTCCCATTCGCACCGTGGTGTTCACCAAGTTGTGCAAGTTCGATGGTGAGAAGACCGGCATCTTGAGCGTCCGCGACTTTCAGCAGATCAGCGGGCGCGCAGGCCGAAAAGGATTCGACGATCGCGGAAGCGTGGTCGTGCAAGCCCCGGAACACGTCGTGGAGAACATTCGGCTGGAGGCCAAGGCGGGCAACGACCCGGCCAAGCGCCGCAAAATCGTCAAAAAGAAGCCGCCGGAAAAGGGCTACGTGCACTGGGACAAGAACACGTTCACGAAGCTCATCGAGTCACCGCCCGAGCCGCTCGTTTCCCGCTTTTCGGTGTCGCACGGGATGCTCATGCAGGTGCTCGAACGCGAGCACGGCGGCTGCCGCGCCATGGCGCGCCTCATTTGGCAGTCGCACGAACGGCGCGCGCAAAAGCGCATTCACGGAAAAACGACGGCCATGCTTTTTCGCTCGCTGGTCGACGCCGGCGTCATCGAAGTGCAAGGGCGCACCGTGGTGGTGAATGCCGATTTGCAGGAAGACTTCTCCCTGCACCACGCCCTCTCGCTATACCTCTTGGACACGCTGGACCGAATCGATCCGGAAGCGGATGCGGAAACGTACGCGCTGGACGTTTTGACCTTGGTGGAGTCCATCCTCGAGAATCCCGAGGTCGTTTTGATGCGGCAGCTCGATGCCATCAAGACGAAAAAGATGGCCGAAATGAAGGCCGCCGGCATGGAATACGACGACCGGATGGAGGAGCTGGCCAAGCTCGACTACCCCAAGCCGAATCGCGATTTCATTTACAATACGTTCAATGCCTTTGCGGCGAAGCACCCTTGGGTGGGGCAGGACAACATTCGGCCCAAGTCGGTGGCGCGCGACATGTACGAGACGTACATGTCTTTTCGCGAATACGTGAACGAATACGGATTGGAGCGCTCGGAGGGATTGCTCCTTCGGTATCTGTCCGACGTGTACAAGGTATTGGTCGAAACCGTACCTCGTTATGCCAAAACCGACGAGCTGGACGACATCGCCGTGTACTTCGGCGCCATCGTGCGGCAGGTCGACTCGAGCTTGCTCGATGAGTGGGAGAAGATGCGGGATCCGTCGCGGGTCGAGGCGGCGGCCGCACGGACTCGGGACGAGGTTCAGGAGCCGGAGGGCCCCAAGGACATCACGCGCGACGAGCGTGCGTTCACCGTCCTTTTGCGAAACGAGATGTACCGTTTTCTGCGGGCGCTCGCCAAAAGGGATTACGAGACCGCGGCGGAGATCGTGGCCCCCGTTTCGGTGTTGGAGCTCAAAGAGAAGCTGGCGCCGTACTTCGAAGAGCACGCGATCCTTCGCGTGGACCCCGAGGCGCGGCGGCCGGCGCTTTACAAAATCGACCGAAGCGAAACGCGTTGGCGCATCGAGCAGACGCTGCTCGACCCCGAGGGGAACAACGACTGGATCGTGGTGTGCACCGTCGACTTGGAGCGCGCGCGCCAGGAGGGACGCGTGGTGCTGACGCTCGAGCATCTGGGAACGTAG
- a CDS encoding alpha/beta hydrolase, whose product MPEIFGRYTVPGLGGERLVRMHSPSRKLRGPRPLLLLFDGQNVFDDEPSFSGGWHVHASVDKLSPERHHVPVVVAIDHGGEQRIDELGPFEAPAPKGLPGGGSARGGKADVLLEWIGATLLPDVRARFPIVEGPVGVCIGGSSMGGLAAMYAHFRRPDLFGGVISMSPSFWFGQRALFAFIGKQPTPHFSRIYLDGGLREGGGNMAQLVARMGELLSMRGYGPDTLKLVLDPRGAHGERHWRRRFPAALRFMYRKS is encoded by the coding sequence ATGCCGGAGATCTTCGGTCGGTACACGGTCCCGGGGCTAGGTGGGGAGCGGCTCGTTCGGATGCACTCCCCCTCCCGCAAACTCCGCGGACCGAGGCCGCTGCTCCTCTTGTTCGATGGGCAGAACGTCTTCGACGACGAGCCGTCGTTCTCCGGCGGGTGGCACGTGCACGCTTCCGTCGACAAGCTGTCGCCCGAGCGGCACCACGTACCCGTCGTCGTGGCCATCGACCATGGCGGCGAGCAACGCATCGACGAGCTCGGGCCCTTCGAGGCGCCCGCCCCCAAAGGGCTGCCCGGAGGCGGCTCCGCGCGCGGAGGCAAGGCCGACGTGCTCCTCGAGTGGATCGGCGCAACGCTCTTGCCCGACGTTCGCGCGCGCTTCCCCATCGTGGAAGGCCCCGTGGGCGTCTGCATCGGGGGCTCGTCCATGGGCGGCCTCGCGGCGATGTATGCGCACTTTCGCCGGCCGGATCTCTTCGGCGGCGTCATCTCCATGTCGCCCTCGTTCTGGTTCGGGCAGCGCGCGCTCTTCGCCTTCATCGGGAAGCAGCCCACGCCCCACTTCTCGCGCATCTACCTCGACGGCGGTCTGCGCGAAGGCGGCGGCAACATGGCGCAGCTCGTGGCCCGCATGGGGGAGCTTCTGAGCATGCGCGGCTACGGCCCCGACACGCTGAAACTCGTGCTCGATCCACGCGGCGCCCACGGCGAGCGCCACTGGCGTCGCCGCTTTCCCGCGGCGTTGCGCTTCATGTATCGGAAGTCGTGA
- a CDS encoding nuclear transport factor 2 family protein, with amino-acid sequence MSREDMDAVLAAHITAEAAHDMEGILATLCDDAVHQLTGVPGGLIQGREAIRERYAGAFAEFEGGDLQPVHRTHGDDYLIDEGLWHARHVASGRAVVIRLLHVCEFRDRRISKEIVWMDTAALAAQLGAPAP; translated from the coding sequence ATGAGTCGAGAAGACATGGACGCGGTGCTGGCCGCTCACATCACGGCTGAGGCTGCTCACGATATGGAGGGCATCCTGGCGACCCTCTGCGATGACGCCGTTCACCAGCTAACTGGCGTTCCCGGTGGCCTCATTCAAGGCCGCGAGGCCATCCGCGAGCGCTATGCGGGCGCCTTCGCCGAGTTCGAAGGAGGCGATCTGCAGCCCGTTCATCGCACGCACGGGGACGACTACCTGATCGACGAAGGCCTCTGGCATGCGCGCCACGTGGCGAGCGGCCGGGCCGTCGTCATTCGCCTCCTGCATGTCTGCGAGTTTCGCGATCGTCGCATCAGCAAGGAGATCGTGTGGATGGACACGGCCGCCTTGGCCGCGCAACTCGGCGCCCCCGCGCCATGA
- a CDS encoding SGNH/GDSL hydrolase family protein — protein MKLRFVLISLALLGCRKEEPPPPAPAPVNVPVPMPVEPAPEAPAPEPPSPRLTPKDVHAVLHLGDSMVGFRRGLTLALEQRFKKESSAKFFSNSLTSAQVKSFDEDERLGKLIQKAKPDIIILNLGSNNVLNPNPEVLAGNIRSIVKKMQPAACYWLGPPLPIKAVQRDKGIRRVIAENIEPCKFFDTSRLVLERQTDHIHPTDRGGEVWADAVWHFIFDDEASHHVDTNEKGPYVDTKATHAKR, from the coding sequence TTGAAGCTGCGGTTCGTTCTCATTTCCCTGGCCCTCCTCGGGTGCCGGAAGGAGGAGCCCCCTCCTCCGGCCCCGGCACCCGTCAACGTGCCCGTGCCCATGCCCGTGGAGCCTGCCCCGGAGGCCCCGGCGCCCGAGCCGCCATCCCCCCGCCTTACCCCCAAAGACGTCCACGCCGTCTTGCACCTGGGTGACTCCATGGTCGGCTTTCGCCGTGGCCTCACCTTGGCGCTGGAGCAGCGCTTCAAAAAGGAAAGCTCCGCCAAGTTCTTTTCCAACTCGTTGACGAGCGCGCAGGTCAAATCGTTCGACGAGGACGAGCGCCTGGGCAAGCTCATTCAAAAAGCCAAGCCCGACATCATCATCCTGAACTTGGGAAGCAACAACGTGCTCAATCCCAATCCGGAGGTGCTCGCGGGCAACATCCGCTCGATCGTCAAGAAAATGCAGCCCGCCGCGTGCTATTGGCTAGGCCCTCCCCTGCCCATCAAAGCCGTCCAGCGAGACAAAGGCATTCGGCGCGTGATCGCGGAAAACATCGAGCCCTGCAAATTCTTCGACACGAGCCGCCTGGTGCTGGAACGGCAGACGGACCACATTCACCCCACCGATCGCGGTGGAGAAGTCTGGGCCGACGCGGTATGGCACTTCATCTTCGACGACGAGGCCTCCCACCACGTGGACACCAACGAAAAGGGCCCGTACGTCGACACCAAGGCAACCCATGCAAAGCGATGA
- a CDS encoding ketoacyl-ACP synthase III, which yields MPNAFISGTGFYVPPRVVTNDDLKTQYGIDTSHEWIVQRTGIQERRFAEDGVGTADLALPASRAAIQAAGLEPHDLDMIILATLSPDACFPGSGIYLQRKLGLCEGPKARFVPALDVRNQCSGFLYSLGTATAMVKSGACKHVLVVGAETHSAALDLSTRGRAVASLFGDGAGAVIVSATEEDRGVRSWHLGADGRYADVLAQKVWDISKRPFIPVDDKGVGQVQPEMMWAQMDGKVVFKNAVERMIGAMMELCMANNVTGNDIDLFVFHQANLRINEYIADHVGIPKEKLVSNIQRYGNTTAATIPILLAEAEQSGRLKRGMKVAMVAFGSGFTWGSALVDW from the coding sequence ATGCCCAATGCATTCATCTCCGGTACCGGCTTCTACGTCCCGCCGCGGGTCGTGACCAACGACGACCTCAAAACGCAATACGGGATTGACACGAGCCATGAATGGATCGTGCAGAGGACCGGCATCCAGGAGCGGCGCTTCGCCGAGGACGGCGTGGGCACCGCCGATCTCGCGCTTCCCGCATCTCGTGCCGCCATCCAGGCCGCCGGTCTCGAGCCGCACGATCTCGATATGATCATCCTGGCCACGCTCTCGCCCGACGCGTGCTTTCCCGGTAGCGGCATCTACCTGCAGCGAAAGCTCGGCCTGTGCGAAGGGCCGAAGGCGCGGTTCGTTCCCGCGCTCGACGTGCGCAACCAGTGCAGCGGCTTTTTGTATTCGCTCGGCACGGCCACCGCGATGGTCAAGTCCGGGGCGTGCAAGCACGTGCTCGTCGTCGGCGCCGAGACGCATTCCGCCGCGCTCGATCTCTCCACGCGCGGCCGCGCCGTGGCGTCACTCTTCGGCGACGGCGCCGGTGCCGTGATCGTGAGCGCCACGGAAGAAGACCGCGGCGTGCGCAGCTGGCATCTCGGCGCCGATGGGCGCTACGCGGACGTGCTCGCGCAGAAGGTTTGGGACATCTCCAAGCGCCCCTTCATTCCGGTGGACGACAAGGGCGTGGGCCAAGTGCAGCCCGAGATGATGTGGGCCCAGATGGACGGCAAAGTCGTCTTCAAGAACGCCGTCGAGCGCATGATTGGCGCCATGATGGAGCTTTGCATGGCCAACAACGTGACGGGCAACGACATCGACCTGTTCGTGTTCCACCAGGCCAACCTGCGCATCAACGAGTACATCGCCGATCACGTGGGCATCCCCAAGGAGAAGCTGGTGAGCAACATCCAGCGCTATGGAAACACCACGGCGGCGACCATCCCCATCTTGCTCGCCGAGGCCGAGCAGAGTGGCCGCTTGAAGCGCGGGATGAAGGTCGCGATGGTGGCGTTCGGATCGGGATTTACCTGGGGATCCGCGCTCGTCGACTGGTGA
- a CDS encoding serine/threonine protein kinase: MAEENRGYGRAGRIGKIIKGKWRVDARLGEGATATVYAATHRNGHRVALKVLHPQFLRDAQIRTRFMREAYVGNAISHPGVVRVVDDDVTEDGAVFLVMELLEGESFERRAERLGGRLAVAEVVWMLDTLLDVLSAAHNRNIVHRDIKPDNLFLTRDGRIKVLDFGFARMKEEVERGAASEGATSLTKTGFILGTPDFMSPEQAGGRNKSVDGRSDLWSAAATAFCLITGQRVHPGAVTLHQHLLLTATARARSLGSIAPDLPSGLIAVIDRALMLEPDRRWTDATAMRTALRAAVGSFDGPPSALSHDGDTTAVYRGLPAPPIKEGAQEVRLDESVIFVSSQELLPSIATGHHAPYTAPPIADLPVPSMARSAVPVFAAPDVDGLMRPPEISRSSITARRIRPSAFDPYFSKWIFFLVIVTISAVVFIIGLRRKKHLDRHPISFSAQTGTVPQAGPGAVPSVLPQGATPAATLAPRPASTTPRK; encoded by the coding sequence GTGGCAGAAGAAAACCGTGGATATGGCCGGGCGGGACGCATCGGCAAAATCATCAAGGGGAAGTGGCGCGTCGACGCACGCCTTGGTGAGGGGGCAACGGCCACGGTGTATGCGGCGACCCATCGCAACGGCCATCGCGTCGCCCTGAAGGTGCTTCACCCGCAATTCCTCCGCGATGCCCAGATTCGCACGCGGTTCATGCGGGAGGCTTACGTCGGCAATGCCATTTCGCACCCGGGTGTGGTGCGCGTGGTCGACGACGACGTGACCGAGGATGGCGCTGTCTTTCTCGTCATGGAGCTCCTCGAGGGCGAGTCGTTCGAGCGGCGCGCAGAGCGCCTCGGCGGAAGGCTTGCGGTGGCCGAGGTGGTGTGGATGCTCGACACCTTGCTCGACGTGCTGAGCGCTGCCCACAACCGCAACATCGTTCACCGCGACATCAAGCCGGACAACCTTTTTCTCACGCGCGATGGCCGCATCAAGGTGCTCGACTTCGGCTTTGCGCGCATGAAGGAAGAAGTCGAGCGCGGGGCGGCTAGCGAAGGCGCCACCTCGTTGACCAAGACGGGCTTCATCCTGGGCACGCCCGACTTCATGTCGCCCGAGCAAGCCGGGGGCCGCAACAAATCCGTCGACGGCCGTTCGGATCTCTGGTCCGCGGCGGCGACAGCGTTCTGCCTCATCACCGGGCAGCGTGTGCATCCGGGGGCGGTCACCTTGCACCAGCACCTTTTACTCACCGCCACGGCCCGCGCACGGTCGCTCGGGTCGATTGCGCCCGATCTGCCGAGCGGCCTAATCGCGGTGATCGATCGCGCGCTCATGCTCGAGCCCGACCGGCGATGGACCGATGCCACCGCGATGCGCACGGCGCTGCGTGCGGCCGTGGGCTCGTTCGATGGGCCGCCCAGTGCGTTGTCGCACGATGGAGACACCACGGCGGTTTACCGCGGCCTCCCGGCGCCCCCCATCAAGGAAGGGGCCCAGGAAGTACGGCTGGACGAGAGCGTCATCTTCGTGAGCTCGCAGGAACTACTGCCTTCGATCGCGACGGGGCACCATGCGCCGTACACGGCCCCGCCCATTGCCGATTTGCCCGTCCCATCGATGGCGCGCTCCGCGGTGCCCGTGTTCGCGGCACCCGATGTCGACGGCTTGATGCGGCCGCCGGAGATCTCGCGCTCGAGCATCACCGCGCGGCGCATCAGGCCGTCGGCCTTCGACCCGTACTTCTCCAAGTGGATCTTCTTCCTGGTGATCGTCACGATCTCGGCGGTCGTCTTCATCATCGGGCTGCGACGGAAGAAGCATCTCGACCGTCATCCCATTTCCTTTTCGGCGCAGACAGGGACGGTCCCCCAAGCGGGACCTGGGGCGGTTCCGTCCGTGTTGCCGCAAGGCGCCACACCGGCCGCAACGCTGGCTCCGAGGCCTGCGAGCACTACACCGCGCAAGTAA